TACAGGCTCTACTGAACTTCCGTCCAAATTCGCTCTCAGGATTTCGCTGTTATCGGTATTATCAAAGTAGATTTTTTCATTGGCTTCGTCTATAGCTATACCATAACCATAGCCACCGCCGGAATAATCGATAATTCGTGTGATGCCAGATCCATCCACATTCCCTTTCCAGACTGCTTCAGCTCCAATTTCCACACAGGTCACATAGAGATTACCATCATAGTAGGCAATACCTACAGGCAATTCGCCTAACCCATCGGAAGCATTGTCGTAAAGTGTAGATTTAGAATTGTCGCTTAGATCCACAGCAACGATCTCATTCGTTCCTCTGTCGGTTACGTATGCCATTTGATTAGCCACATCAAGTGCTACTGCTCTTGGCTCTGACAAGCCAGATACTACTACCTCGATGTCAGATCCATCCACATTTGCTTTGCTCAATGTGCCATTATCCTCATCTGTGAAGTAGAGCAATTGATTGTCAAAGTCATAGGCCAATCCGGTACCAAACCCGGCCACATCGAATGAGGTGCCATCTAAATTATTGATTTTAAAATCACCTGCATCAATAAACAAAACCTCTACCAACAGTGCATTTGGATCGCGCACAGTAACGGTTTGTGAAATAGCGTCCATGTCGTCGGCACTTTGTACCACCAAATAAACTTCATAGTCACTCGGCTCAGTGTATGTATGTGAGACAGTTTCACCCAAAAGTGAAGTTCCATCACCCATATTCCAGGTATAGGTCACATCACCTACTCCATCGATGAGCAATGAACCACTGGTGAAAGTCACTTCACTAGGTGCAAAATCACCATCACTAAAGGAAAACTCAAAATCCGCATCCACACTGCGTGATTGCGGAACAGGAAAATCATCATTGCCACAGCTAAAAGCTAACAAAGTGACAATGGCCATTGTAAGTATTACTATAAATTTATTCATGACTTCTTAGTTAGCTTTTCTTAGAATTAAACCACGTACATCTACAGCCAAATCGATCAAGGTAGACTCTTCTGTTCCGTCCAAATTGGCTACTTTCAGCACTCCATTTCTATCCACTGCATAATACTTGCCCGTTTCAGCGTTGATGGCAATACCATAAACACGGTCTGCGGTGGTTCCTACTTCTTCGATATTTGATCCATCTGTGTCACATCTCAAAATCTTACTACCATCGGTGTCATCGAAATAGACTTTTCCGTTCACAGTATCTACTGCCAATCCATAACCATAGCCACCGGCACTGTAATCCACAATTCGAGTCAAATCAATGCTTGTAATATTACCCTTCCACACGGTTTCGGCATCGATTTCTACTGCGGTGGCATAAAGATCTCCGTTGTAAATATCTAAGCCGACAGGAGCCACAAAGTCCGCATCGTCTGCATCACTATAAAAAGTGATGGTAGAATTATCAGTTAAATCCACTCGAGTAATTTGATTATCTGTTTTCTCATTGACATAGGCGTAGCTATTCGCAATATCCAAGGCAATTGCTCTGGGTCCATTCAACCCTGTTACCAGAGAAGTCTCAGCAGTTCCATCTAGGTCGTTTCTATAAAGAATACCATTGTCATCATCAGAGTAGTAAAACTCTTCATTTGTAGCATCATACGCCAATCCCATGCAGAAACCTGGGAGATCGAAAACATCCACCGCGATAGTTGGATTATTTAGATCAATCTTTCGAAGTTTCCCGGCGTCATTGTCTATGAAATACAGTTCGAAATTATTCGGGCTAACCGTTATCGTAGTGCTGGCAGAGCTTGTCCCTCCAGAACCTGTCGCGGTAAGTGTAACTGTATAGTCTCCAGGTGCATCATAGGTAAATGTTGGGTTTTCTTCGGTACTTGTACTATTGTCAGCATCACCAAACTCCCAAGAATAGCTCAAGCCGTTCTCAGTCTCATTAGTAAACACAACTGCTTGCGCAACCTTGAGTGCATCATTATCAGCCACAGTAAATGCTACAGTTGGTACTAAGCCAACAATAGTGATGCTTTGACTGTACAACTCCCGCTGACCATCATTGTTAGCCTTTAGTGTTACCGTATAATCACCTTTATTTTCATACACGTGGGTGGCATTTTTGCCCACATAAGTTTGGCCATCGCCAAACGACCATAGATATGAACTTGCTTCATCAGAATTGTTGATAAATTCAATTTCAGCTAATTCTTCCAATACACTTTCCTCCGAAATGCTGAACATCGCTTTCGGGGCAATTACCTCATCTTCCTCTTCGCAACCTGCTACCAGCGTAGCCACTAGCGCCATGAAGAAAAAGTATTTTATATTATTAATGATTTCTTTCATCTTAATTCTGGTTTATAGATTAATAACCTGGATTTTGAACCATCACATCATTGGTGATATTCATCTCGCGCTGTGGAATCGGATTCACGCCACGGAAGGCGGCACGCCCGGTGATACTCTCGAATCTTCCCAATCTGACCATATCAAACCAGTAGTGTCCTTCAAAAGCAAACTCTGCTCTTCTTTCATTCAACAAAGCAGTGACCATAGCATCATCAGACACGAATGAACTCAAATTGGTCAATCCGGCACGATTTCTTACGGCATTCAAATCCGGTAATGCATCATCAGGAGTACCGCCAGTCTGCATCGCCAAAGCTTCCGCTCTGATCAGGTACATTTCTGACAGCCTAAACAAGATGGTATTCGTTCCTTCGTCTTCTCTGGCCCTGCCATATTTCGCACATCGATTGTAACCATCAATTTCTTCGAAAAGCAACCCTCGCTCTGCGTTTCCACTAGTAGTTAAAAAATCTACCAGACCATCACTAACCGCTACTTCAGGAGGCGTAGTGTACATCTCTATTGACCATGCATTAGGGTCGTCAAGCGCAATAAAGTTCAACTCCATGATTGACTCATCAGCCCCTTCCGTAGTAAATACTTCATTGTAATCATCAGCCAGATTATAAGTACTATTGCCAATAACATCAGAAGCCATGCTAGCTGCTGTCGTATAATCACCCTGGTATAAGGCCACTCTCGCCATCAATGCCTGTGCTGCCGCCTTTGATGCATAAAATCTATCATTTTGATTCTCTAGCAAGGCTATGGCATCAGTAAGATCATCCGTGATCTGCTGATAGCTGGCAGCAACGGTACTCCTTGGCGTTTCTTTCACTTCAAGAGAAGGCTCCAATGGTACTGGAATTCCAAATTCAGAAGCGTTGTCAAAAAACTCACCATGCTGTCGCAACAAATCAAAAAAGGTGTACGCTCTAAAGAAGTAAGCTGTTCCCAGCATTCTGTTTTGATCTTCCTCCTCAATGCCGTCCACTTTTGGTACTGCGCTGATAATGGCATTGGCTGAATTGATCGCGTGATAGGCAGAAACCCAATAATCTTCGAAATGAAAATTGGATGGTGTCACACTTCCTGACTCCAACTCCGCCCAAAAAGCTTGAAAGCCTGTAGCTGCAGAGTTTTCTGCCAACATTTCTGTGGCTAATATTCCTCTGCCGCCATAGAGATCACCATCCTGCATGGCATCATACAAGCCATTGACGGCAGACTCTGCCGACTGCAAATCGACAATAGCTTCAGAGGTAGCAACGCTTGACTGTGGCTCTTGATCCAAAACATCACAGGACATAGCCATGACAGTCAATAATAATATGTATATGTATTTAGTATTTTTCATGATTGTCATTCTTAAAATCCAACATTGATACCGATACTGTAAGTACGGGCTTGTCCCAGCGTACCGAAGTCTTCACCTTGCAGTGTATTCAGGTCTCCCTGACTGCTCATATTGGCTGAAACTTCGGGATCGAAACCTAAATACTTGGTCCAGGTCTTCAAGTTTCTTCCTTGCACGTATAAGCGAGCAGACGTCAATCCAATTTTTGAAACCCAATTGCTTGGGAAGTTGTAAGTCAGCTTTACATTTTTTAGACGAACGAATTCACCATCTTCCAAATATTGCGTACTGAATCTTTGCCACTGAGCATCCGTATCGTTAGGGCTCGTGAGTGATGGCCTTGGGATATTGGTGATATCACCCGGTTGCTGCCAGTAATCCAACGAGTTTACACTCTGGTTTCCATAAGGAATGCCACTCTGCAACGAACCGTAGTTTTCATACGCATGTCTACTTTGGTTGAATATTTTGTTTCCTCCAGAGTATTGGAAGAATACATCAAGTGTAAATCCTTTGAAAGAAAATGAGTTGTTGAGACCACCAAAACGGGTAGGAATACCAGACCCCACAGCTTGACGGTCATCCAGGTTGATCAGGCCGTCACTGTTGATATCTTCGAAGACCGCATCTCCTGTAAGTGGATCCACACCCAAATATTCAATCAAAAACAACTGACTCAACGGTTTGCCTTCCTGAATCACAAAGTTTCGGCTTACCACCTGTCCGTCGTTTACCACGTCTATCACTTCATTCTTCAGCTGTGTGAAATTCACATTTACATTCCAGGTGAAATCACCTGCTCTCACCACGTCTGCATTAGCAGAAAGCTCGTATCCGGTATTTTTTATTCCACCGAAATTGGAGGTCACCGAAGCAAAACCTGTAGCACCCGGCACATCAGTTTCAAGCAATAAGTCCTCGGTATCTTTGATAAAGTAATCGGCTGTAAATGAAAATCGCCCATCAAACAAACCAAGATCAAGTCCTACATTTAGCTGGGTTGTTTTCTCCCAGGAAAGATCCGGATTTTCCAATACATCTGGAGAAGAACCACCATTTCCATTGTATGGTGAAGACAAGTTGTACACACCTCTCCATCTAAAGTTGCCAATTTCGGCATTACCTATGGTACCATAGCTAGCCCGTAGTTTCAAGTTGCTCACTACGTCTACAATTTCATCCATAAAGCCTTCATTGGAAATTTGCCAACCGACTGAAACGGAAGGAAACACACCATATTTTTTGTTAGCCCCGAATCTAGATGAGCCGTCTGCTCTTACCGAACCACTTACCAAATACCTTCCCTTGTAGTCGTAGTTAACTCTACCCAGAAAGGATTGGAAACCATAACTAGTCTCGTCAGAACTACCAGTAGTATTAGCTGCTGAGGATATTTTGATGATTCTATTAGAAGGAAACCCATTGCCTGTAATTTCAGAAAACTCGGCTCTGGACTGCTGCAAGGTATATCCACCGATCACATTCAAATGATGATCTGCACCCAAATGAGTATCGTATGTCAAGGTGTTTTCACCTAACCAGGTAGTCTGATCATAGGTAGCATAAATTCCTTCGCCTACTGCTGTTTCTTTACCACCTGCAGGAGTAAACGACTCTTCAGTCAAACCACTGGCATCCACAGACCACATAGACTTGAATGTAAGCCCCTTGATGATGTCAACTGTTAGGTATGTACTGGCCAGCACTCTATCTGTAGTACCGTCATTGATATATTGCTCGGCGATGTACAACGGGTTTTCCAGTGCCCACCAACCATTGTATGAAAATGGATCGGTATAAGCACCATTCTCATCTTTAAGTGGAGCCGTAGGATCCCAAGCCTGTGCATTGATCACCACACCATATTCATCATTTTCGTTGATAGTTCTTTCATGATTGGTACGACTTACCATCACATTGGTACCAATACCTACCTTATCACTCACTGAATGATCGAGGTTCATTCTGGCCGTCATTCTTTCAAAATTGGTTCCTACCTGAATACCTTCCTGATTATAGTAGTTGCCGGAAAAGAAGAATTTAGTTTTCTCATTTCCTCCTTGCATGCTAATATCGGCGTTGTGCGTAATTCCGGTTCTAAATATATAATCGTAAGCATTATAATTTGGTAAGTTCGGGTCATTAGGATCTCCCAAGGTGGAGTTCCAATAGTTTTCGCCCAATCCATCATTTACTGCAGCCACGTTCATGAATTCGATCCACTGTTTGGAAGACATGAGTTCAGGTGTGTTGCTAATCTGAGAAATGCCCGTGTAATATCCCGCATTAAATTTGGTCTTACCCACTTGCCCTCTTTTTGTTGTAATCAAAATTACACCATTAGCACCCCTGGATCCGTAGATCGCCGATGCCGCTGCATCCTTCAATACTGTAACAGATTCGATGTCATTGGTGTTGATATCAGCCATAGGGTTGACGGGTGCAATGTTGGAATTCAATGCAGAATTGTTTCTCGATACCATAGGCACCCCATCCACAACAAAAAGAGGCTGACTACTTGCGCCTATAGAGGTGACCCCACGAATGTTGATATTAATTGCAGCTCCGGGTGTGCCAGATCCACTTGAGATATTCAATCCTGGTGTCTGCCCTTGCAGGGCTGATTCAAAACTGTAAGCACCAGGCACATTGGCCAATACTTCAGCATCTACTGTAGAAATAGAGCTGGTCACGCTAGATTTTTTCTGCGTACCATAGCCCACCACCACGATTTCTTCCAGCTCTTGAGCGTCTGGCTCCAGGGTGATATCGATCACCGAGCGACCATTGACATTCACTTCCTGAGTAGCCATGCCAATAAAAGAAAATATCAAAGTAGCTTGATCAGGGCTGTCTACTTTTAACTGATAAGCCCCATCGATGTCTGTAATCGTGCCTACATTGGCTCCTTTGAGCTGCACGTTTACCCCAGGGATTCCGGCATTATCTTCAGAAGAGATTACGGTCCCTGATATGGTGCTCTGAGCCAAACTATTGGTCAAAACACCAAGCATTAATAACATTCCTGTAAAAATTTTTTTCATATTGATTATCTATGAAATGCTTGAAACCTTTGGTTTACCTCCGGTTAGTTGAGCATTTTATTAAACAAATTGATTTATTAGTAATAGCGAAAGAAGGATTGCTTCCGTAGGCCTTATGACCCAATACCCCTGGTCAACAGTTGAATATGGGCTGTAAGTTCTGCAAGCTGACAGGTTTACTCCGCTGGATTGGAATTGGATTCCCTCCATTGATCTTGGGTTGCGGGTAACTGTCACCATAGATCATGTCGACCATCCCCCCGATAGATTTATAAGCTAAATAAACACTATTCATGGTCGACGATGATTTTATGGATTTGAAAATCTTCTCCTTCGTGCAGTTTGAGCAGATATGGTCCACTCGGCAAGAAAGAAAGATCAAGTTTCCGATTTGGAAACCACCTTTGGCTATCTAACAGGACCTTCCCACTGAGGTCCAAAATTGAAACTTTTAGTTGGTTGGCATGGGATATGTTCAATATCCCATGGGTCACGGGGTTAGGGTAAATTTTCCACGAATCTTCTAAAGAAGAAGCCAGCAGGACTATTTCGGCAGCGGCTGATTCTGATAGACAAGAGGTCGAATTTCCATTCTTTACCTCCACGGCATACGTGTATGTCGTTCCTTCAGAGACGTTTGCGTCGTCGTAAACAGTCTTGGTATCATCTAAACTGGCCAGCAATTCAAACTCCTCTGCTGCCATCTTTCTATAAATATTTAACTCATCAGCCTCTTGCTCAGGCAATGACCAGGATACTCCCACCACATTATCTTGCCATTCGGCCTTCACATCGAATGGAGACTCCAACTCCTTTGCCAGGACCGGATCTGCACTTTCATCAGTAGTTCCTATGACAATTTGCTGTCCTGAAACCAAATAATAAGTCATCTCATCAAAGCCAACTGCA
The sequence above is drawn from the Reichenbachiella sp. genome and encodes:
- a CDS encoding PKD domain-containing protein; the protein is MNKFIVILTMAIVTLLAFSCGNDDFPVPQSRSVDADFEFSFSDGDFAPSEVTFTSGSLLIDGVGDVTYTWNMGDGTSLLGETVSHTYTEPSDYEVYLVVQSADDMDAISQTVTVRDPNALLVEVLFIDAGDFKINNLDGTSFDVAGFGTGLAYDFDNQLLYFTDEDNGTLSKANVDGSDIEVVVSGLSEPRAVALDVANQMAYVTDRGTNEIVAVDLSDNSKSTLYDNASDGLGELPVGIAYYDGNLYVTCVEIGAEAVWKGNVDGSGITRIIDYSGGGYGYGIAIDEANEKIYFDNTDNSEILRANLDGSSVEPVLETANRAYGIAIDNTNSKMYWTERNTGNVLMADLNGANKITIGAGYNDPRSLVFIP
- a CDS encoding RagB/SusD family nutrient uptake outer membrane protein; the protein is MKNTKYIYILLLTVMAMSCDVLDQEPQSSVATSEAIVDLQSAESAVNGLYDAMQDGDLYGGRGILATEMLAENSAATGFQAFWAELESGSVTPSNFHFEDYWVSAYHAINSANAIISAVPKVDGIEEEDQNRMLGTAYFFRAYTFFDLLRQHGEFFDNASEFGIPVPLEPSLEVKETPRSTVAASYQQITDDLTDAIALLENQNDRFYASKAAAQALMARVALYQGDYTTAASMASDVIGNSTYNLADDYNEVFTTEGADESIMELNFIALDDPNAWSIEMYTTPPEVAVSDGLVDFLTTSGNAERGLLFEEIDGYNRCAKYGRAREDEGTNTILFRLSEMYLIRAEALAMQTGGTPDDALPDLNAVRNRAGLTNLSSFVSDDAMVTALLNERRAEFAFEGHYWFDMVRLGRFESITGRAAFRGVNPIPQREMNITNDVMVQNPGY
- a CDS encoding PKD domain-containing protein; the encoded protein is MKEIINNIKYFFFMALVATLVAGCEEEDEVIAPKAMFSISEESVLEELAEIEFINNSDEASSYLWSFGDGQTYVGKNATHVYENKGDYTVTLKANNDGQRELYSQSITIVGLVPTVAFTVADNDALKVAQAVVFTNETENGLSYSWEFGDADNSTSTEENPTFTYDAPGDYTVTLTATGSGGTSSASTTITVSPNNFELYFIDNDAGKLRKIDLNNPTIAVDVFDLPGFCMGLAYDATNEEFYYSDDDNGILYRNDLDGTAETSLVTGLNGPRAIALDIANSYAYVNEKTDNQITRVDLTDNSTITFYSDADDADFVAPVGLDIYNGDLYATAVEIDAETVWKGNITSIDLTRIVDYSAGGYGYGLAVDTVNGKVYFDDTDGSKILRCDTDGSNIEEVGTTADRVYGIAINAETGKYYAVDRNGVLKVANLDGTEESTLIDLAVDVRGLILRKAN
- a CDS encoding TonB-dependent receptor, yielding MKKIFTGMLLMLGVLTNSLAQSTISGTVISSEDNAGIPGVNVQLKGANVGTITDIDGAYQLKVDSPDQATLIFSFIGMATQEVNVNGRSVIDITLEPDAQELEEIVVVGYGTQKKSSVTSSISTVDAEVLANVPGAYSFESALQGQTPGLNISSGSGTPGAAININIRGVTSIGASSQPLFVVDGVPMVSRNNSALNSNIAPVNPMADINTNDIESVTVLKDAAASAIYGSRGANGVILITTKRGQVGKTKFNAGYYTGISQISNTPELMSSKQWIEFMNVAAVNDGLGENYWNSTLGDPNDPNLPNYNAYDYIFRTGITHNADISMQGGNEKTKFFFSGNYYNQEGIQVGTNFERMTARMNLDHSVSDKVGIGTNVMVSRTNHERTINENDEYGVVINAQAWDPTAPLKDENGAYTDPFSYNGWWALENPLYIAEQYINDGTTDRVLASTYLTVDIIKGLTFKSMWSVDASGLTEESFTPAGGKETAVGEGIYATYDQTTWLGENTLTYDTHLGADHHLNVIGGYTLQQSRAEFSEITGNGFPSNRIIKISSAANTTGSSDETSYGFQSFLGRVNYDYKGRYLVSGSVRADGSSRFGANKKYGVFPSVSVGWQISNEGFMDEIVDVVSNLKLRASYGTIGNAEIGNFRWRGVYNLSSPYNGNGGSSPDVLENPDLSWEKTTQLNVGLDLGLFDGRFSFTADYFIKDTEDLLLETDVPGATGFASVTSNFGGIKNTGYELSANADVVRAGDFTWNVNVNFTQLKNEVIDVVNDGQVVSRNFVIQEGKPLSQLFLIEYLGVDPLTGDAVFEDINSDGLINLDDRQAVGSGIPTRFGGLNNSFSFKGFTLDVFFQYSGGNKIFNQSRHAYENYGSLQSGIPYGNQSVNSLDYWQQPGDITNIPRPSLTSPNDTDAQWQRFSTQYLEDGEFVRLKNVKLTYNFPSNWVSKIGLTSARLYVQGRNLKTWTKYLGFDPEVSANMSSQGDLNTLQGEDFGTLGQARTYSIGINVGF